TCATTCATCGCTCCTTGTTTCTCATCtgtaaattcaaacaacaatccTTTTGAACGTGTAGATTCTCGAATGTCAACTAATAATGGTGTATAGATTATGCGGTAGAATCTAATTAGCGTAACTCAATTAACAATTACATGCCAAAATTTATagaaaagatttaaatttgattctcactaaatacattattaaGAAAAGACATAAAGCTTAAGTGTGATAAAATAGTAGAAACTCAATTGAAAATGAGTTTCATAATAAGCTGATAGAAACTTATAGAGATACCTCAATGTCCTAAAGgagagtaaaataaattaattatcattattaaaaaaaaagttcggTGCGACCACCTCATCCTAGTGATTATAACAATATAAAAGCACTTGCAACACTTCACCGATTTACCGGCTAGCGGTGGATAACCCAAGACCAAAGTTGCCCAATTATATTAGCAAATGATTAAACAATGCATAtactttgaaaaaatctttatttctttaatgAATGAATTTGTCTTTTTGGCCAATGTTATCTGAATACAGCACAGTCGCATTAATTATCCCCTGAAATCTAGGCACAAACAGTAGCCATCACGCGTCAGAAACAGTTTCTCCTTATACTAATCAAATTGATTACATATATTAAGCATATTCTATATACGGAATATGCAATGTAATTAGAGAAATTCTACCTTAGAAAATTTAAGACATACAGTACTAATACAGAAATTATCTCTCCTATTACATTTGTTCAAACTAATTCATGAGCTATTGGACGAAATACCAAGACTCTCAAATTTTTAAGGATAACATAGCAACTCTCGTGTAATTATAGTATTTATTGAAACTAATTCAGgtaatacatgataaatttatgggaaagaaaaaattctggttcaatttcacataatatatttttagagaaAGAGTGAAAAGTTCAAGTGTGACTAAGTTCTTAACCGGGCATTAATGTCATAGTTGATTTAAAGTACCAAAGCCTTAAGGTATGAAGCATAGACTCTAACATGAACACAAACCCTTTAACACGGCTATCTAAAATATATGACACAGAAACATCACATACACACAcaaagatgaaatgaaatatgagtaacataataaaacatttaaattgatgagatattcatctttttaaacctattttttatgattttgcaAGTGTGTAAGTTGTAAAAAAGTGTTGGTTTAAgtgttcaagaaaaaaaattaatattaaattgaaaatctAATAAGAAATGTTGAACAATTACTACTCTCTGAACAAGAGAACTGTTTGCActtcatatatatgtatatttcgGTTCATACCAAAAGTCCTAATTAGAGtagttaaaaaacaaaaagacaatGATTTACCTTGAGAGATGGGAGATGATTGGTCACAGGGCTGTTCAGAGCACGTGGGTTCAGCACTGGACAAAGAAGAAAGCACCACGCCATTCTCATTGATCCCAGGCCTAGAAAACTGCATTCCACTGTCCAAGTCATAGCCAAAAACATTGCCATCATGTGCATCAAAGTGGTGAACAGAAACAGCAACAGGTGCCAACACCCCAGTTGAGAAGGGTGAACCCACCACCAAGTTTCTCACAACCAAACCCTGATTTGAGTAGAAAGAAGCCACACCAGGAGGCACAATAGGGCCACTTATTGACTTTGGCCTTCGCTGAAGCTGTGCATGTGAACAACTTCTGCTCTCAGCATACGCAGAAACTGGGCTACAAATCCACCTCTCAGCTTCATCCCATTTAGATGGCAGTGTTCTTCCACCACAAAAGGGTGTTGTTATTAACCCTGCCATAGTGTGTCTTCTGCTTATGCTACTAGCACTAGTTGAAAGCTTTGAATTTGAAACTCTCTCTGAGCACCAACCCTTTTGGCTCCTAATGTTTCTCTCCCTATAATAGGGTGCCCCTGGACTTGGGAAAGATCCCAAGTTCTGGAATGATGATGAAGAACTCTTCTTCATGACACTGGAGAAAGCAAGAAGAGAAGAATCCCACTACGAAAATGGAAAGCTGAACAACATGTTTTGATTTTGACCCATCTGTGTTAAGTTGTTCTAACCCTCTttctacttttttctttttttacgtGAGGTTGATATCTCGGGGTGTACTTAAATCTGATCAGATTCGTTGTACCCAAAAGGAACCAACGTTTGATTTTGACTAGTCATGCTTCATCACTCAACCACACCACTTTGAAATGTtacaccaaaagaaaaaagtgggTAACAACTTAACGATTGACAAACGTATATATATTGTTACCGAATGCTgtaattaagttaaatattttaaaaaataaattattatttataataagtttatttaaattaaataggactgtttttaataaataatatctaTAAAACAAACGTATTAAAATAtgtgtttaaaagaaaaaagatcataactactaaaaaaaatgaaaaatatatattattatcaagTGGATCAATTGGGATAATTAATATTGAATTCTTCTAACTTAACACCTTAATATGTAGTTATGTTGTTTTTTGAGAAAGAATTTAATACTTTATAATAGTCACCACGTTAGTGCAACCCCATAGTGAAACTAACCATTTTTCTTAGGACAAGAACCATTCATTGAAGGTGGAATAATGAGAGTGAGGAAGGTGGATTTGGAGGGAGCAGAACGTGGACATCGTCTGTGAAACATTTTGTAGACTTCCAAGAAACCCATCCTTGCACTTGTCATGTCGTGTGTAAATTCCAAATGCCACTCACATGCAGTGCACCGCAGGGCTATGacatttttttgatttttttcacaTGATGAAAGGGGCGTATTTGGTTTCGATTTGAACTACCACCTTAGCGGTGAGATTTGTGGGTTTGCTGTTCGTAGCTTTATTGTTGTCAAAAGGATATTTGTAGTAAAAagaattgatgtaaaaaattattttattgaaggTAGCATTGGgatatataaaaatagttaGATGGTTAAGAATGAGAGGAAGGATGAAAAGATGACGAGTTTGATATctcatactaataaaaaaaaattaataattaatatttgtgaatctaaaaaaatatttaaggtaTGATTGGATATCAATTCTATTAGATTGAAACGGgtgtttttttaattcagtttatttttaaataaaaataaaaaattaatctctcaagatataaaaatatatttaagagatTGACATCTcttgatgtttatttttttttatgcatgcgGATACAAATATCAATCTCCTtattatatacttaaaaaataagattatttcttaatcataataaaatcatagaatattttaaagtgtgattttaaacaataaagaaTGTATTTAATCATTACTTTGATATTAAGTATATGATGATTATAGTTCATCtccaattaaaaatcaattatacatatacatattaacttaatcataaattaaaatggtgTGACATGGTTATCaagtaatcattttcattaaatatgtgAAATGTTTGATCCCTACTTTGTACATATGAAAAGAGTTGGATAAACGGACTCAACTTCATGTACTACCTGCAAAATTCACAATCCACACAATATATGAGCCTTAATATCTTAAATGcatttaaattaataactttttaacCGTGAGTTTAATGGATTTTATCCATAGGCTTTGTGGGCCCTCATGGGCTTTTATATtctgatataaaaatatatattatactaaAAGATAAATCAATCGTTAAATAAGTTTGattatcttttgaaattaactaTTGATTTCTAACTAAAAGATGCtccaaatccaaaaaaaaacaacaaaaaaaaagattgactTAATCACGTTATATACATGCAGATTGGGTTTATGTTGCAtggttatttaatattttcatgttttatgtGGTAAATATGGCGTAATCATTGATGGGCATTTACTTTTCAGAGGACTCCCGGATTTGGCCAGGACATGTAAAACTTTCAAGGTATTTCTTATTACccataattatatatgttttcttttagctgattcaaaaattaatttcagtGTAATTTATTTCTGTAAGGGTAAATCGGCATTGCAAATTGGTAAATAAAGAGAAGCATATTTTGTAAATAAGCatttgcaaaataatatttaccTCATGTTCAGTAATTGTTAATATAGCTATTTATTTCTTGCAAAGTGcgcaaaatatatatttgtaacaCGTACTTTAATActtcaatttataataaaatattatgaaaggATAAATGTTTACTCGAGTTAATTTATA
This region of Glycine soja cultivar W05 chromosome 17, ASM419377v2, whole genome shotgun sequence genomic DNA includes:
- the LOC114391395 gene encoding uncharacterized protein LOC114391395, which gives rise to MKKSSSSSFQNLGSFPSPGAPYYRERNIRSQKGWCSERVSNSKLSTSASSISRRHTMAGLITTPFCGGRTLPSKWDEAERWICSPVSAYAESRSCSHAQLQRRPKSISGPIVPPGVASFYSNQGLVVRNLVVGSPFSTGVLAPVAVSVHHFDAHDGNVFGYDLDSGMQFSRPGINENGVVLSSLSSAEPTCSEQPCDQSSPISQDEKQGAMNEENVASHSSRCDKGTQMSLGEAENDSHSSPKSCATSVVEQQEWHSPKLEVRDVEVDSQSTIIRWSKRHATKLPKKDTLHSKDSREIREEDQASWDIDEPNIDTSKLQREEAKIIAWENLQKAKAETAIRKLEMKLEKKRSSSMDKILNKLRRAQLKAENMRSSLPVQQGQEVSKCTVFSFSKYAQIWSPTTCFRSHDQ